The following proteins are encoded in a genomic region of Myxococcota bacterium:
- a CDS encoding SDR family NAD(P)-dependent oxidoreductase, translating into MDVRNLGGRWVVVTGAASGIGRASALAFAARGASLALCDLDEAGLAETGERIAALARPAGAATLAARVDVADAAAVSAFADQVHARVPAVDVLMNNAGVAIGARFQDTTLEDWRWIVDVNLMGVVHGCRAFVPRMVSRARGGHVVNVASLAGYFASQALAAYSTTKFAVVGLSEALRDELAPAGIGVSAVCPGIIDTPITRNAKLRGPLATSAMRDQLVAGYRRRGYTAERVARGVLRAIERDRGLAPISPESWALWFAKRVSPGFVAWLGARGRARIAPD; encoded by the coding sequence GTGGACGTGCGCAACCTCGGAGGGCGCTGGGTCGTCGTCACGGGCGCCGCGTCGGGAATCGGGCGCGCGAGCGCGCTCGCCTTCGCCGCGCGCGGCGCGAGCCTCGCCCTCTGCGACCTCGACGAGGCGGGCCTCGCGGAGACGGGCGAGCGCATCGCGGCGCTCGCCCGGCCGGCCGGCGCCGCCACGCTCGCCGCGCGCGTCGACGTCGCCGATGCCGCCGCCGTCTCGGCGTTCGCCGACCAGGTGCACGCGCGCGTCCCGGCCGTCGACGTGCTGATGAACAACGCCGGCGTCGCGATCGGCGCGCGTTTCCAGGACACGACGCTCGAGGACTGGCGCTGGATCGTCGACGTGAACCTGATGGGCGTCGTCCACGGCTGCCGCGCATTCGTGCCGCGCATGGTCTCCCGCGCGCGCGGCGGGCACGTCGTGAACGTCGCCTCGCTCGCCGGCTACTTCGCGTCCCAGGCGCTCGCCGCCTACTCGACGACGAAGTTCGCGGTGGTCGGGCTGTCGGAGGCGCTGCGCGACGAGCTCGCGCCGGCGGGCATCGGCGTGAGCGCCGTCTGCCCGGGCATCATCGACACGCCGATCACGCGCAACGCGAAGCTCCGCGGGCCGCTCGCCACCTCCGCCATGCGCGACCAGCTCGTCGCCGGCTACCGGCGGCGCGGCTACACGGCCGAGCGCGTCGCGCGCGGCGTGCTGCGCGCGATCGAGCGCGACCGCGGGCTCGCGCCGATCTCGCCCGAATCGTGGGCGCTGTGGTTCGCGAAGCGCGTGTCGCCGGGCTTCGTGGCCTGGCTCGGCGCGCGCGGCCGCGCGCGCATCGCGCCCGACTAG
- a CDS encoding RNA polymerase sigma factor has protein sequence MAPRPSPRPTRPACLEAELGGLRSRMLAVALRIVRDRDVADDVVQEAYAKALAAAGRFRGEAQPSTWLHRIVVNEALMWLRRERSRPRGAATRAAAGPDDRAAPDAIDALRATGPGPLDLLVAREARARLRHCLAGLAPTEREVIARCALDDESYEDYARRVGLGRSAVKTRAFRARRHLRELLEADGA, from the coding sequence ATGGCTCCGAGACCCTCCCCGCGGCCCACCCGTCCCGCCTGCCTCGAAGCCGAGCTCGGCGGCCTGCGGTCGCGGATGCTCGCCGTCGCGCTGCGCATCGTGCGCGACCGGGACGTCGCCGACGACGTCGTGCAGGAGGCCTACGCGAAGGCGCTCGCCGCGGCCGGACGCTTCCGCGGCGAGGCGCAGCCGTCGACCTGGCTGCACCGGATCGTCGTGAACGAGGCGTTGATGTGGCTGCGTCGGGAGCGCAGTCGGCCCCGCGGCGCTGCGACGCGCGCCGCCGCCGGCCCGGACGACCGGGCCGCGCCGGACGCGATCGACGCACTGCGCGCGACCGGCCCCGGCCCACTCGACCTGCTCGTCGCGCGCGAAGCGCGCGCGCGGCTCCGCCATTGCCTGGCCGGGCTCGCGCCGACGGAGCGCGAGGTGATCGCGCGCTGCGCGCTCGACGACGAGAGCTACGAGGACTACGCGCGACGCGTGGGCCTCGGCCGCAGCGCGGTGAAGACGCGCGCGTTCCGCGCGCGCCGCCACCTGCGCGAGCTGCTCGAGGCCGACGGCGCCTGA
- a CDS encoding carbon starvation protein A: MNAAVLAALVFAGFALGYRYYSRFLAERLFALRDDEPVPAVELEDGVDFVPTSKWVLWGHHYTSIAGAAPIVGPAIAVIWGWLPALLWVTLGTVFMGAVHDFAALVISLRHRGSSIGEIAGAVIGPRARTLFLVVISFLIWIVLAVFAFIIGTLFASNPGAIFPINVQIFAAMALGWLTYRRGVPILVPSLVVYVLLLVSIFYGDAFARAFPSIASISALTWVWLLLAYSFVASVLPVWLLLQPRDFLNAHQLVTGLALLAGGLAVLQPTIVAPAVNAAPEGAPPMIPFLFITIACGAISGFHGLVSSGTTSKQVACMTDARPIGYAGMLGEGALGLLAVLAATAGFANAEEWHVHYASWGAADGLSAKLGAFVNGGAAFVAALGIPLATAKTFMAVMVIAFAATSLDTGARIQRLVIAELAEAYGVRALTNRYVAGALGIGAALLLALAEGSGKGGLALWPLFGTTNQLVAGVTLLIVSVWLRSQGRSPVYTAVPMVFVAVTTIWAMGAEVIGYFRHFADRTLLALSGAIILALDVWLVFEGLRLLARPARAAGRAD; the protein is encoded by the coding sequence GTGAACGCCGCCGTGCTCGCCGCCCTCGTGTTCGCCGGCTTCGCACTCGGCTACCGCTACTACTCGCGCTTCCTCGCGGAACGCCTCTTCGCGCTGCGCGACGACGAGCCGGTGCCGGCCGTCGAGCTCGAGGACGGCGTCGACTTCGTGCCGACCTCGAAGTGGGTGCTCTGGGGTCACCACTACACGTCGATCGCCGGCGCCGCACCGATCGTGGGCCCGGCGATCGCGGTCATCTGGGGATGGCTGCCGGCGCTGCTGTGGGTCACGCTCGGCACCGTCTTCATGGGGGCCGTGCACGACTTCGCGGCGCTCGTCATCAGCCTCCGCCACCGCGGCAGCTCGATCGGCGAGATCGCCGGCGCGGTCATCGGCCCGCGCGCGCGCACGCTCTTCCTCGTCGTGATCTCGTTCCTCATCTGGATCGTGCTCGCCGTCTTCGCGTTCATCATCGGCACGCTCTTCGCGAGCAACCCGGGCGCGATCTTCCCGATCAACGTGCAGATCTTCGCGGCGATGGCGCTCGGATGGCTCACCTACCGGCGCGGCGTCCCGATCCTCGTTCCGTCGCTCGTCGTCTACGTGCTGCTGCTCGTGTCGATCTTCTACGGCGACGCCTTCGCGCGCGCCTTCCCGTCGATCGCGTCGATCTCGGCGCTCACGTGGGTGTGGCTCCTGCTCGCGTACTCGTTCGTCGCCTCGGTGCTGCCCGTCTGGCTGCTGCTCCAGCCGCGCGACTTCCTGAACGCGCACCAGCTGGTCACCGGCCTCGCGCTGCTCGCGGGCGGCCTCGCCGTCCTGCAGCCGACGATCGTCGCTCCCGCCGTCAACGCGGCGCCCGAGGGCGCGCCGCCGATGATCCCGTTCCTCTTCATCACGATCGCGTGCGGCGCCATCTCGGGCTTCCACGGGCTCGTGTCGTCGGGCACGACCTCGAAGCAGGTGGCGTGCATGACGGACGCGCGACCGATCGGCTATGCGGGCATGCTCGGAGAAGGCGCGCTCGGCCTGCTCGCCGTGCTCGCGGCGACGGCCGGCTTCGCGAACGCGGAGGAGTGGCACGTGCACTACGCGAGCTGGGGCGCCGCGGACGGCCTCTCGGCGAAGCTCGGTGCCTTCGTGAACGGCGGCGCGGCCTTCGTCGCCGCGCTCGGCATCCCGCTCGCGACCGCGAAGACCTTCATGGCCGTCATGGTGATCGCCTTCGCGGCGACGTCGCTCGACACGGGCGCGCGCATCCAGCGGCTCGTGATCGCCGAGCTCGCCGAGGCCTACGGGGTGCGCGCCCTCACCAACCGCTACGTCGCGGGCGCGCTCGGCATCGGCGCGGCGCTGTTGCTCGCGCTCGCGGAGGGCTCGGGCAAGGGCGGGCTCGCGCTGTGGCCGCTCTTCGGGACGACGAACCAGCTCGTCGCCGGCGTGACGCTGCTGATCGTCTCCGTCTGGCTGCGGAGCCAGGGAAGGAGCCCCGTCTACACGGCCGTTCCCATGGTCTTCGTCGCCGTCACGACGATCTGGGCGATGGGCGCCGAGGTCATCGGCTACTTCCGCCACTTCGCCGATCGCACGCTGCTCGCGCTCTCCGGCGCGATCATCCTCGCGCTCGACGTCTGGCTCGTGTTCGAGGGCCTGCGCCTGCTCGCCCGCCCGGCACGCGCCGCAGGCCGCGCGGACTGA
- a CDS encoding D-alanine--D-alanine ligase yields MPAPLAIGIVFETHESYARAPHEPADFAAEYEPVATIEALEAAIRAIGHRPVRLGTPHALLAAIGKGELPPLDAALSIAEGRGSRNREAWAPVLLEMAGVPRLGSDALTLSTSLDKLWTLERVAAAGVPVLPHTCLASADDALHAPLPDAFPLFVKPRWEGTAKGVERTSVVHGRDALAREVARIARDYAQPALVEAFAPGAEYTVTVVGSAPPRALPVLQRALERESGIGLHALERAGAAAPPPGGYAHHVPGALDAGLEARLGELALTAWKALECRDFARIDFKLDRRGEPALLEINTLPTFAPDGSFGVLAELAGTTYEALVGEVLAEALARLGLAPGRAADGA; encoded by the coding sequence GTGCCTGCGCCCCTCGCGATCGGAATCGTCTTCGAGACGCACGAGAGCTACGCGCGCGCGCCGCACGAGCCCGCCGATTTCGCCGCCGAGTACGAGCCGGTCGCGACGATCGAGGCGCTCGAGGCGGCGATCCGCGCGATCGGCCACCGGCCGGTGCGGCTCGGCACGCCGCACGCGCTGCTCGCCGCGATCGGGAAGGGCGAGCTCCCGCCGCTCGACGCCGCGCTGTCGATCGCGGAGGGCCGCGGCTCGCGCAATCGCGAGGCGTGGGCGCCCGTGCTGCTCGAGATGGCCGGCGTGCCGCGCCTCGGCTCCGACGCGCTCACGCTGTCGACGAGCCTCGACAAGCTGTGGACGCTCGAACGCGTCGCTGCCGCGGGTGTGCCCGTGCTCCCGCACACGTGTCTCGCGAGCGCGGACGACGCGTTGCACGCGCCGCTCCCCGACGCGTTCCCGCTGTTCGTGAAGCCGCGCTGGGAGGGGACGGCGAAGGGCGTCGAGCGCACGTCCGTCGTGCACGGGCGCGATGCGCTCGCGCGCGAGGTCGCGCGCATCGCGCGCGACTACGCGCAGCCCGCGCTCGTCGAGGCCTTCGCGCCGGGCGCCGAGTACACGGTGACGGTGGTCGGCTCGGCGCCGCCGCGCGCGCTGCCCGTCCTGCAGCGCGCGCTCGAGCGCGAGTCGGGCATCGGCCTGCACGCGCTCGAGCGCGCGGGCGCGGCCGCGCCGCCGCCGGGCGGCTATGCCCACCACGTCCCCGGCGCCCTCGACGCCGGCCTCGAGGCGCGCCTCGGCGAGCTGGCGCTCACCGCCTGGAAAGCGCTCGAATGCCGAGACTTTGCGCGCATCGACTTCAAGCTCGACCGCAGGGGCGAGCCGGCCCTCCTCGAGATCAACACGCTGCCCACCTTCGCGCCCGACGGCAGCTTCGGCGTGCTCGCCGAGCTGGCCGGCACGACCTACGAGGCGCTCGTCGGCGAGGTGCTGGCCGAGGCGCTCGCGCGGCTCGGGCTCGCACCGGGCCGCGCGGCGGACGGCGCGTGA
- a CDS encoding sigma-70 family RNA polymerase sigma factor, with protein MTERRGSRPAEGAPAGRDGADAARWRDWMTRAQRGDATAYRKLLEELLPVVRAQVRARLFDAALAEDVVQNAMLNLHRARATYRAERPFLPWLRAIVRNATVDALRERARRSARELAVDDVDSVAALARDASPRGASADDGEARVRRGELAAELERALAALPPRQREAVELLHVHGLSVAAAAARAGTTTGALKVRAHRGYRALRARLGGHASDGARGPRRDGEDER; from the coding sequence ATGACCGAGCGACGCGGCTCTCGACCGGCCGAGGGCGCGCCGGCGGGGCGCGACGGCGCGGACGCCGCGCGCTGGCGCGACTGGATGACGCGCGCGCAGCGCGGCGACGCGACGGCCTACCGCAAGCTCCTCGAGGAGCTCCTGCCGGTCGTGCGGGCGCAGGTGCGCGCACGGCTCTTCGACGCCGCGCTCGCCGAGGACGTGGTGCAGAACGCGATGCTGAACCTGCACCGGGCGCGCGCGACCTACCGCGCGGAGCGGCCGTTCCTGCCCTGGCTGCGCGCGATCGTGCGCAACGCGACGGTCGACGCGCTGCGCGAGCGGGCGCGCCGCAGCGCGCGCGAGCTCGCCGTCGACGACGTCGATTCGGTCGCCGCCCTCGCGCGCGATGCGAGCCCTCGCGGGGCGAGCGCAGACGACGGCGAGGCGCGCGTGCGGCGCGGCGAGCTCGCGGCGGAGCTCGAGCGGGCGCTCGCCGCGCTGCCGCCGCGCCAGCGCGAGGCGGTCGAGCTGCTGCACGTGCACGGTCTGTCGGTGGCCGCCGCCGCCGCGCGTGCGGGCACGACGACCGGCGCGCTCAAGGTCCGCGCACACCGCGGCTACCGCGCGCTGCGCGCGCGGCTCGGCGGGCACGCGAGCGACGGGGCGCGCGGTCCGCGTCGGGACGGGGAGGACGAGCGGTGA
- a CDS encoding NrsF family protein, whose protein sequence is MSIDPRDAELVDALAADLAPVRAVPRVRTSLALALAAWALVLVALGAPARVRPDWAAALATRLDFAAAAFGLAIAAVAGGIAALASIVPGRERLAALAARTCAIALFAAAVGAGAAAALGGFARSVPFEADRACLLEALAFGAAPALVLAALCARGFAAHAAGSAVAVLVGAGALGASAIHALCRVDGAVHVLLGHVGAPLAAAVVLGPPLALALRRWAR, encoded by the coding sequence GTGAGCATCGATCCCCGCGACGCCGAGCTCGTCGATGCGCTCGCCGCGGACCTCGCACCCGTGCGCGCCGTTCCGCGCGTCCGCACCTCCCTCGCGCTCGCGCTCGCGGCGTGGGCGCTCGTCCTCGTCGCGCTCGGCGCGCCCGCGCGGGTGAGGCCCGACTGGGCGGCCGCGCTCGCGACGCGGCTCGACTTCGCGGCCGCGGCGTTCGGGCTCGCGATCGCCGCGGTCGCCGGCGGCATCGCGGCGCTCGCCTCGATCGTTCCGGGGCGCGAGCGGCTGGCCGCGCTCGCGGCTCGCACCTGTGCGATCGCGCTCTTCGCAGCGGCCGTCGGCGCGGGGGCCGCTGCCGCGCTCGGCGGCTTCGCGCGCAGCGTCCCGTTCGAAGCCGATCGCGCCTGCCTGCTCGAGGCGCTCGCCTTCGGCGCCGCTCCGGCCCTCGTGCTCGCCGCCCTCTGCGCGAGGGGCTTCGCCGCGCACGCCGCGGGCAGCGCAGTCGCCGTGCTCGTCGGCGCGGGCGCGCTCGGCGCCAGCGCGATCCACGCGCTCTGCCGCGTCGACGGCGCCGTGCACGTGCTGCTCGGGCATGTCGGTGCGCCGCTCGCGGCCGCGGTCGTGCTCGGCCCGCCGCTCGCGCTCGCGCTGCGAAGGTGGGCGCGGTGA
- a CDS encoding Na+/H+ antiporter NhaC family protein, with translation MTEASPTILSLVPALVTIVLALATRQVIASLFAGVLSGSVVVAATHGGLLDAAAWSEANPITRYLIPALGSSKYAKILLIYLWCLGGLLGLWERTGGARHFAETVGARVARGRRSSMLFGWALGMVFHQGGTVSTVLTGSTVKPVADAHRVSHEELSYIVDSTSSPVATILPFNAWPAFVAGTVAGTIPALLPDEAAGKAMFYDAIRYNFYALFAVTSTLLFALGVLPVFGRMRAARERAERDGLLDRAGAQPMIPPAAADAPEELEDASYTPSLVDFLAPLGALLGIAIGSYFVTGSIWDNEAFALAALTAMGVAWARGMSLSRVVGAFVAGCQKMTLGAIVLGLAVTIGDVSTDLGAGPYVVNLLGSAMPPAALPAALMALCMGIAFATGTSWGTYGVVFPLAMPLAWAVLPDATFVQICFGAVLGGAVFGDQCSPISDTTILSSMFTGCDHVDHVATQLPLALGSAALGALASTVAVVALV, from the coding sequence ATGACCGAGGCGTCCCCGACGATCCTGTCGCTCGTCCCCGCGCTCGTCACGATCGTCCTCGCCCTCGCCACGCGACAGGTCATCGCATCGCTCTTCGCCGGCGTCCTTTCGGGCAGCGTCGTCGTCGCCGCGACGCACGGCGGTCTGCTCGACGCCGCCGCCTGGAGCGAGGCGAACCCGATCACGCGCTACCTGATCCCGGCGCTCGGCTCGTCGAAGTACGCCAAGATCCTGCTCATCTACCTGTGGTGCCTCGGCGGACTGCTGGGCCTGTGGGAGCGCACGGGCGGCGCGAGGCACTTCGCGGAGACGGTGGGCGCGCGCGTCGCGCGCGGCCGGCGCTCGTCGATGCTCTTCGGATGGGCGCTCGGGATGGTCTTCCACCAGGGGGGCACCGTCTCCACCGTGCTCACCGGGTCGACGGTCAAGCCGGTCGCGGACGCGCATCGCGTGAGCCACGAGGAGCTGTCCTACATCGTCGATTCGACCTCGTCGCCGGTCGCGACGATCCTGCCGTTCAACGCGTGGCCCGCGTTCGTCGCGGGAACCGTCGCCGGCACGATCCCCGCGCTGCTTCCCGACGAGGCGGCGGGCAAGGCGATGTTCTACGACGCGATCCGGTACAACTTCTACGCGCTGTTCGCGGTGACGTCGACGCTGCTCTTCGCGCTCGGCGTGCTGCCCGTGTTCGGGCGCATGCGCGCCGCGCGCGAGCGCGCGGAGCGCGACGGCCTGCTCGACCGCGCGGGCGCGCAGCCGATGATCCCGCCCGCCGCGGCCGACGCGCCCGAGGAGCTCGAGGACGCGAGCTACACACCGTCGCTCGTCGACTTCCTGGCGCCGCTCGGCGCGCTGCTCGGCATCGCGATCGGGAGCTACTTCGTCACCGGGTCGATCTGGGACAACGAGGCCTTCGCGCTCGCCGCGCTCACGGCGATGGGCGTCGCGTGGGCGCGCGGCATGTCGCTCTCGCGGGTGGTCGGCGCCTTCGTCGCGGGCTGCCAGAAGATGACGCTCGGTGCGATCGTGCTCGGGCTCGCGGTGACGATCGGCGACGTGTCGACCGACCTCGGCGCGGGTCCCTACGTCGTGAACCTGCTCGGGAGCGCGATGCCGCCCGCCGCGCTCCCGGCCGCCCTGATGGCGCTGTGCATGGGCATCGCGTTCGCGACCGGAACGTCGTGGGGCACGTACGGCGTCGTCTTCCCCCTCGCGATGCCGCTCGCGTGGGCCGTCCTGCCGGACGCGACGTTCGTGCAGATCTGCTTCGGCGCGGTGCTCGGCGGTGCCGTGTTCGGCGACCAGTGCTCGCCCATCTCGGACACGACCATCCTGTCGAGCATGTTCACCGGCTGCGACCACGTGGACCACGTCGCGACACAGCTGCCGCTCGCGCTCGGGAGCGCGGCGCTCGGCGCGCTGGCGTCGACGGTCGCGGTCGTCGCCCTGGTGTGA
- a CDS encoding histidine phosphatase family protein, with protein sequence MSKPAPELLLIRHAESEWNAIGRWQGHADPPLSAQGRAQALALADALARERVDRLEASDLARARQTADALAARWGVAVRTDAIYRELDLGAWSGLTRAEIEARDAARLAPFDAGHPDARAPGGESRSDLAARARAALESLCARCAGERVAVVTHGGFVRALLPELGRDGAVRHAVANASVHRARADQLLAALRARTAGGRAAGGEWRPAGDEPF encoded by the coding sequence ATGTCGAAGCCCGCCCCCGAGCTGCTGCTGATCCGCCATGCGGAGAGCGAGTGGAACGCGATCGGCCGATGGCAGGGGCACGCGGACCCTCCGCTGTCCGCGCAGGGGAGGGCGCAGGCCCTCGCGCTCGCCGACGCGCTCGCGCGCGAGCGCGTCGACCGGCTCGAGGCGAGCGACCTCGCCCGCGCGCGCCAGACGGCGGACGCGCTGGCGGCGCGCTGGGGAGTCGCCGTCCGCACGGATGCGATCTATCGCGAGCTCGACCTCGGCGCCTGGTCGGGCCTGACGCGGGCCGAGATCGAGGCGCGCGACGCCGCGCGCCTCGCGCCGTTCGACGCGGGCCACCCGGACGCGCGCGCGCCGGGTGGCGAGTCGCGCAGCGACCTCGCGGCGCGTGCGCGCGCCGCGCTCGAGTCGCTGTGCGCGCGCTGCGCGGGCGAGCGGGTCGCGGTGGTGACGCACGGCGGCTTCGTGCGCGCGCTGCTGCCCGAGCTCGGGCGCGACGGCGCCGTGCGGCACGCGGTCGCGAACGCGAGCGTCCATCGGGCGCGCGCCGACCAGCTCCTCGCGGCGCTGCGCGCGCGCACGGCCGGGGGGCGGGCGGCCGGCGGGGAGTGGCGACCGGCCGGCGACGAGCCGTTCTGA
- a CDS encoding VanZ family protein — translation MQSRARTIFAWAVALAWAGFVWGLGTDGFSASETSRFLGPLLDWLRPELDAVARTRALFAVRKLAHVVEYGVLALLVGRALAITTGARMRFVVAAALACVLALAAADETRQTKTAHRTGAASDVVLDVAGGALALGIWLAQKRARGRALFEATQGLAPGGHDGR, via the coding sequence GTGCAGAGCCGCGCGCGCACGATCTTCGCCTGGGCCGTCGCGCTCGCGTGGGCGGGCTTCGTCTGGGGCCTCGGCACGGACGGCTTCTCGGCGAGCGAGACGTCGCGCTTCCTCGGCCCGCTGCTCGACTGGCTGCGCCCCGAGCTCGACGCCGTCGCGCGCACGCGCGCGCTCTTCGCGGTCCGCAAGCTCGCGCACGTCGTCGAGTACGGCGTGCTGGCGCTCCTCGTCGGGCGCGCGCTCGCGATCACGACGGGCGCGCGCATGCGCTTCGTCGTCGCCGCCGCGCTCGCGTGCGTCCTCGCCCTCGCCGCTGCGGACGAGACGCGGCAGACGAAGACCGCGCACCGCACCGGTGCCGCGTCCGACGTCGTCCTCGACGTCGCGGGCGGCGCGCTCGCGCTCGGCATCTGGCTCGCGCAGAAGCGCGCGCGCGGGCGCGCGCTGTTCGAGGCGACGCAGGGGCTCGCGCCGGGCGGGCACGACGGACGCTGA
- a CDS encoding AbgT family transporter gives MADDRERTRSGGPRRSWLDRIERVGNALPDPATLFALGAVAVVALSHVASALDWQVAKTVREAVTAPALDAAGHAVVDPVSGEALRVGVVDARTGGAAFATREVVVRARTLLDADGLYYALDHMVDAFVGFAPLGVVLVGMLGIGVAERSGFIGALLARAMRAAPPALLTPAMVFVGVMSSMGLDAGYVVLPPVAAALYRAAGRSPAAGLAAVFAGVAGGFGANLFVTSLDPLLAELSTEGASLLDPEYAVAANANLYFMIASTALLTAVGWGVTARLVEPRFAGKPVEDGGPSAPVADALATGGDDARERRALRRALATCALGAALLVALVLVPGAPLHGVDGRFPRWVSAIVPLLFLGFLLPGVVYGASVGRIRSDKDLAAMMADTMSGMGSYIVLAFFAAQFIDWFRFSNLGEMLALEGGRALARAALPSSLLMVAFVGVVAAGNLFIGSMSAKYAFFAPVFVPMFMAAGISPELTQVAYRIGDSATNVVTPLNPYMIIVLAFLRQHLPRSGLGTIVALMLPYAAAFLVAWTAMLVVWIELGLPLGATGPLVYAAGAAG, from the coding sequence ATGGCCGACGACCGGGAGCGCACGCGCAGCGGAGGCCCCCGCCGCTCGTGGCTCGATCGCATCGAGCGCGTCGGCAACGCGCTGCCCGACCCGGCCACCCTGTTCGCGCTCGGCGCCGTCGCCGTCGTCGCGCTCTCGCACGTGGCGAGCGCGCTCGACTGGCAGGTGGCGAAGACCGTGCGCGAGGCCGTGACGGCGCCCGCGCTCGACGCCGCGGGCCACGCGGTGGTCGACCCCGTGAGCGGCGAGGCGCTGCGCGTCGGCGTCGTCGACGCGCGCACGGGAGGTGCGGCGTTCGCGACGCGCGAGGTCGTCGTGCGCGCGCGCACGCTGCTCGACGCCGACGGCCTCTACTACGCGCTCGACCACATGGTCGACGCCTTCGTCGGCTTCGCGCCGCTCGGCGTCGTCCTGGTCGGGATGCTCGGCATCGGCGTCGCCGAGCGCAGCGGCTTCATCGGCGCCCTGCTCGCGCGCGCAATGCGCGCGGCGCCGCCCGCACTGCTCACGCCGGCGATGGTGTTCGTCGGCGTGATGTCGTCGATGGGGCTCGACGCGGGCTACGTCGTGCTGCCCCCCGTTGCGGCGGCGCTCTATCGCGCGGCCGGTCGCTCGCCGGCCGCCGGGCTCGCCGCCGTGTTCGCAGGTGTCGCGGGCGGCTTCGGCGCGAACCTGTTCGTGACGAGCCTCGACCCGCTGCTCGCCGAGCTCTCGACCGAGGGCGCGTCGCTGCTCGACCCGGAGTACGCCGTCGCCGCCAACGCGAACCTCTACTTCATGATCGCGTCGACGGCGCTGCTGACGGCGGTCGGCTGGGGCGTGACGGCGCGGCTCGTCGAGCCGCGCTTCGCGGGCAAGCCGGTGGAGGACGGCGGCCCCTCCGCCCCCGTCGCCGACGCGCTCGCCACGGGCGGCGACGACGCGCGCGAGCGGCGCGCGCTCCGGCGCGCGCTCGCGACGTGCGCGCTCGGCGCCGCCCTGCTCGTCGCGCTCGTGCTCGTGCCGGGCGCGCCGCTCCACGGCGTCGACGGACGCTTCCCGCGCTGGGTGAGCGCGATCGTCCCGCTGCTCTTCCTCGGCTTCCTGCTGCCCGGCGTCGTGTACGGCGCGTCGGTCGGGCGCATCCGCAGCGACAAGGACCTCGCCGCGATGATGGCCGACACGATGTCGGGGATGGGCTCGTACATCGTGCTCGCGTTCTTCGCCGCGCAGTTCATCGACTGGTTCCGCTTCTCGAACCTCGGCGAGATGCTCGCACTCGAGGGCGGCCGCGCCCTCGCGCGGGCCGCGCTCCCGTCGAGCCTGCTGATGGTCGCGTTCGTCGGCGTCGTCGCGGCGGGCAACCTGTTCATCGGGTCGATGTCCGCGAAGTACGCGTTCTTCGCGCCGGTCTTCGTGCCCATGTTCATGGCCGCCGGCATCAGCCCCGAGCTCACGCAGGTCGCCTATCGCATCGGCGACTCGGCGACCAACGTCGTGACGCCGCTCAACCCGTACATGATCATCGTGCTCGCCTTCCTCCGGCAGCACCTGCCGCGCTCGGGCCTCGGCACGATCGTCGCGCTGATGCTCCCCTACGCGGCGGCCTTCCTCGTCGCCTGGACGGCGATGCTCGTCGTGTGGATCGAGCTCGGCCTTCCCCTCGGCGCGACGGGCCCCCTCGTCTACGCGGCCGGGGCGGCCGGCTAG
- the nrtS gene encoding nitrate/nitrite transporter NrtS — MSVERAEGPDAAPPPGFLALAARARVVRRALGYAVVVGSVLIAINHGDALLAGDVSARRLLKMALTVLVPYCVSTLSSVGALRDAAATRR; from the coding sequence GTGAGCGTCGAGCGCGCGGAAGGGCCGGACGCCGCGCCGCCGCCGGGCTTCCTCGCGCTCGCCGCGCGCGCGCGCGTCGTGCGGCGAGCGCTCGGCTACGCAGTCGTCGTCGGGAGCGTGCTGATCGCGATCAACCACGGCGACGCGCTGCTCGCGGGCGACGTCTCCGCGCGCCGCCTCCTCAAGATGGCCCTGACCGTGCTCGTCCCGTACTGCGTCTCGACGCTGTCGAGCGTCGGCGCGCTTCGCGATGCGGCGGCGACGCGTCGTTAG